A stretch of Episyrphus balteatus chromosome 2, idEpiBalt1.1, whole genome shotgun sequence DNA encodes these proteins:
- the LOC129910627 gene encoding uncharacterized protein LOC129910627 — MDASPITVTSVAVIAILVFMAVLACHYLSPKTTSWILSSKEETIRLSKNKLFNANGYLIHSGSDFLLSSSGSFKRFDSVDRDCKDLGQNTTSHMPLWNIPQSDIPPQPLRPAPAPIPSKISEEESEDFENEFITTTASINQQTHHQIKQSATINALPSSQNHTSSIDSASLRRNLSTPLNFEIKTATTTATAIPRPTIKRIGTAPNGQLINLSEAAFKIQQKGEEMLRSKSSTNPFLNQTNNQTKFAPSPPTTPLTTINELCQLSPTEKPLEMKIPITTDDNINKNPFTTVELTAEEEIISLPDAASVTIQAVNNDAAAPKEKFMNAIYDFINQMPASQHMSLPSNYQFNNSETVTAPATAPVTEDSGRKAFFQFRNRSFSETEATEIDLKQFCSNSNPFKRKGSVEIQKTTSEELLSSRNGNVPPFRRQSSVGFGIGRRNSSQTSLDSDKGSMDSIILQRAISCDSVNSESSVLLADLEQPTPEITGNLCVGLHCDKNTITNQSVDIVVNVMEVKEIAGYTNLEPFDTFVRIYLVPDQANAVQTKVIRDCLTPSFNETFTFQMKRRQGRHSLWFHLYHCGNVHTLIGESELEIDEIVRPMTTWLPLSDTRKQKAKWGELMFSLSYLPTAERLTVVVVKARNLKCNEQLESGNDIQGIFIKAYLLKDDKKVFKKKTSLKRKEHRCPIFNESMIFSIPPYALNTVHIRLTVMCSTGTEVVPLGHVIVGSTTTGKGLRHWHQMLSSLRKPVAMWHILRYASTNDRINDKKRIFIER; from the exons ATGGATGCATCACCAATAACAGTAACAAGTGTGGCAGTAATTGCTATTTTGGTTTTTATGGCTGTATTAGCCTGCCATTATTTAAGTCCAAAAACAACATCATGGATTCTGTCCAGCAAAGAAGAGACAATACGATTatctaaaaataaacttttcaacGCTAATGGTTATCTG ATACACTCAGGTTCAGATTTTTTGCTTAGCTCCAGTGGTAGCTTTAAAAGATTCGATTCCGTAGATCGTGATTGCAAAGATCTTGGTCAAAATACAACATCACACATGCCATTATGGAATATACCACAATCAGATATTCCCCCACAACCATTACGACCAGCACCAGCACCGATACCATCAAAAATTAGCGAAGAAGAATCCGAAGATTTCGAAAATGAATTCATAACAACTACTGCTTCCATTAATCAACAAACTCATCATCAGATTAAACAATCTGCTACAATAAATGCTCTTCCATCGTCACAAAATCATACATCTTCCATAGACTCGGCATCACTTCGACGAAATCTCTCCACaccattgaattttgaaataaaaacggcCACAACAACTGCAACTGCCATACCAAGGCCAACTATTAAACGAATTGGCACAGCTCCAAATGGTCAATTAATAAATCTTTCCGAAGCCGCTttcaaaattcaacaaaaaggCGAAGAAATGTTGCGTTCGAAAAGCAGCACCAatccatttttaaatcaaaccaATAATCAAACGAAATTCGCTCCAAGTCCGCCAACAACCCCATTGACAACAATCAATGAGCTCTGTCAACTAAGTCCGACCGAAAAACCTTTGGAAATGAAAATTCCAATTACAACCGATgacaatattaataaaaatccaTTTACAACTGTTGAACTAACAGCTGAAGAAGAGATAATAAGCCTTCCAGATGCGGCATCTGTCACTATCCAGGCCGTCAACAATGATGCAGCAGCACCAAAAGAGAAATTTATGAATGCTATTTATGATTTTATAAACCAAATGCCTGCCAGTCAGCATATGTCACTGCCTTCAAACTATCAATTCAATAACTCGGAAACAGTAACGGCTCCAGCGACAGCCCCTGTAACTGAAGATTCTGGTAGGAAAGCCTTCTTCCAATTCAGAAATAGATCGTTCTCAGAAACTGAAGCAACCGAAATCGATTTGAAACAGTTCTGTAGTAACAGTAATCCGTTTAAACGCAAAGGAAGTGTTGAGATTCAGAAGACCACTTCGGAGGAACTTCTTTCATCAAGAAATGGTAATGTTCCTCCATTTCGTCGTCAATCTTCGGTGGGTTTTGGAATTGGTCGACGTAATAGCTCTCAAACTTCATTGGACAGTGACAAAGGCTCTATGGACAGCATAATATTGCAGAGAGCTATTTCTTGTGATTCAGTCAATTCAGAGTCTTCCGTACTGCTGGCGGATCTAGAACAGCCTACACCTGAAATCACAGGGAATTTGTGTGTGGGACTGCATTGTGATaa aAATACCATTACAAATCAAAGTGTAGATATTGTTGTTAATGTCATGGAAGTTAAAGAAATAGCTGGATATACAAATCTAGAACCTTTTGATACATTTGTGCGAATTTATTTAGTACCGGACCAAGCAAATGCTGTTCAAACGAAg gTTATAAGAGATTGTCTAACACCAAGCTTTAATGAAACATTTACTTTTCAAATGAAAAGACGACAAGGACGACATTCATTATGGTTTCATCTTTATCACTGTGGCAATGTTCATACCTTAATTG GTGAATCTGAATTGGAAATTGATGAAATTGTTCGCCCAATGACAACGTGGCTACCATTATCAGATACACGAAAACAAAAAGCCAAATGGGGTGAATTGATGTTTTCATTAAGTTATTTGCCAACAGCTGAACGCCTTACCGTTGTGGTTGTGAAAGCACGAAATTTAAAATGCAATGAACAACTTGAATCTGGCAATGATATTCAAGGAATTTTTATTaag GCCTATCTATTAAAGGacgataaaaaagttttcaaaaagaaaacctCACTAAAACGGAAAGAACATCGATGTCCAATATTCAATGAATCAATGATATTCAGTATTCCCCCATATGCACTTAATACAGTTCATATCCGGTTGACGGTAATGTGTTCCACAGGTACCGAAGTAGTGCCTTTGGGTCATGTTATTGTTGGTAGCACTACAACGGGCAAAGGATTAAGACATTGGCATCAAATGTTATCGAGTCTTAGAAAACCCGTAGCAATGTGGCATATTTTACGATATGCATCAACAAATGACAGAATTAATGACAAAAAGAGAATTTTCATTGAACGATAA